Within Candidatus Falkowbacteria bacterium, the genomic segment AGCGGCCAAGGAAATCAGCCAGCGGTTGATTTCTTTCTTCTCCTCATACTGAAGTTCATCCAGCCTGGGTGCAGCCAAGCGGCGCAAGATTATGTATTTATCGATAATCGCCCCTACTTCGGCGATGTTGCTCTCTGGCAGCTTATTGTTTGGCAGATAGCCGGCGCGGATCATCTCCGTCAGCAAGTGGGCGGCGACTTCCTGGCCGTTGCGCACCTGCTCGATCGAGATTTGGCGGCGGATGATGCGGTCGATGGCGTTCTTGTGCAGCAGATGATCTTCTTTGTCGTCGACCGAGTTACGGATCTTCTCGTAATAAAAAGCCATCTTGGAAATGATATCCGAAACCTTGATTTTCGGCTCATCAGTTTCGCGGGTCGATTGGCTTTGGGCGCGATAAGTCTCCTGAAAGAGTTTTTTGATCTCTTCAGTCACGGTTAGCCTAGTTTCTTCTTTTTTACTGAGGGTTGGGTTAAACATAATAGAAAGCTAACGTTAATTACCTCCATTGTGTATATTGTAACACATTTTTCGGCTAAAATCAAGAAAAAAGCCGACACTCGAGGTGTCGGCCGACAACCGCTCACTTGGCGGCATCATAGAATGGCCTACGGTGGTCGATAAGGACAAAGTGGTGCGAATTCGCTGCCAACATCTCCCGGACCTGCTCTTTGAGGCCGTTAAGCTCAGCTCGAGCCAAGTAATCCAGGAATAACCGGTTGAGGCGCAATACCGCAGCCTCGCTTCCCTTGAAGCCGATGCAGCTGGTGACGTGCCAGCTGCCATTGTACCCGCGAATATCCATGTCGCAGGCCTGCAAGTTGATGAAGACCTGGCTGCCTTCGACATCCACGACGTAACTCGCGCCTTTGAAGGTCTCGCCGCACAAGTACTTGTCGGAGATGCCGTGTTCAGACTTGAACTCTGGGTTCTCCAGCCTTGAGATGAAGCCCGACTTTATCACTTCCAGAAGCAGCGCCAGGGCGCCATCAGAAAAACACTCCGTGTCAGTGATCCGCTTGCGCAACGACTCCGCATCATGCAATATTGTCCGTTCCATGGGCACGCCTCCTTTATCGTTTGGCCATCATATTCGGCTTGGAATGAGCGATAAAAAATATTTGTAAAATCCTATGGGTTTAGCCGGCTTTCGGCATCGTTTTTATCGCGCATACGTACTCGTCTAAGCAGGAAAAACGATGCCGAAAGCCGGACCCGCAAAAATTGTTTACCAATAAATTTCCCGAAGAGGCTAAAAAAAGAACAGTTATTGCTAACTGATCTTTTTGAATGAATCGATAATTTGTTTTTTCATGGCGTCGGTCCACTTTTCTTTCCAGTCTTTGGGAATATTGTTCCAGAATAGGATATAATGGCTGCGATCCTCGGCGGAACCGATCAACTCGAAAGCCCTCTCTGGCTGATGTTCTTTATTGGTAACGACCCGGATAGTGACGACTTCGGCATAACCTGGTACGATTTGCGGAAAATCAGTATCACTGGTCGGAACGAAGATCTGCAAATCAGTGTAATCGCCCTTATTCTGCCGCTGCGTCTGAAAATATTGGAACTCCTTCGGTAAAGTCAGGCCGAAACCCAAGTCTTTGGCGGTGTAGACATAGCTGCCGTTTTCCCCCTGGCTGATCGGTACTTCTTTCTTGAAGCAGCCGGAGAGGATGAAGGGGAGAAAAATGATGATCAGGACGGAAAAAAATTGTTTCTTGGTCATAATAAACAGATGCTTAATCTTAAGTCCATATTGTAAACGCTCCTCCCCGGTTTGTAAAGTAGCCTATTTTATCTTGAACAGCTGGTCCAATTCACGCTTCAGCCACCAGAACTTATCAGCTAAATAGATGAAGACCATGGCCATAAGGATAATCATGAAGCCGAAGACCAGACGGGTGAAAAAATTGAAGAACACTACCAAGATGCCCAAAAGGATCATCATGGCGCCAGTCGTGGCTAAAGTCCAAGCCATACTGTCAAGTTTGCGACGCAATTTTTTCAGAAAATGATTCATAGGTTTGTTTTAGATTTTCAATATCTTAATAGTACCATATTGTGCCGATTTGGCCCAGCATCGGAAAGATCGGCTGTTTTTAGCCTAAGACTTGCCAAATAAATAAAAACCAGTTATAATCTTATCAAGATAAGGCAAACGGAAAAATAAATAAGTCCGCCTTGGGTATTTTTCTGTCTGTCTTATTTTTTATGTAATTTTAGAGAAATTAAATGAAGGAATCCGACGTGATCGAGGTCAAGAAACTCGACGATATATATTTCGAAGAATCGGAAAAAGAGTCCAAACCGAAGAAAAAACGTTCTTTTTTCAAATTCTTCTTCAAATTCACTATTTTTTTCCTAATATTCGCGGGAATCGGCCTAGCCGCCTTTTCCGGCTTCAATGCTAGGAACAACAACTCGGCCAAAAACGGCGGGGTCGTTACCAGTTGGCTTGATAACCTGGGCTTAGTCGGCCAAATCACCCACTTGGCTGTCAGTTCTGACCGACAGCTCAAAGGCGAAGAGCGTGACCGCATCAATATCCTCCTTTTGGGCGTCGGCGGCAAGAACCACGACGGCGGCTGGCTGACTGATACCATTATGCTAGTCAGCTTCCAGCCCTCCACCAAACGTGTTTCCATGATTTCCATACCTCGAGACCTGACCGTACCCGTCGAAAACATGGGCTGGCGCAAGATCAACGCCATCGGCGCCTTCGCTGAAAAGGAAAATCCCGGCTCTGGCGGTTTGGCAGCTAGCCAAGCCATCAGCGAACTTTTCAAAGTGCCGATCGACTACTACCTGCGCGTTGACTTCCAAGGCTTCGCCAAGGTTATCGACGAGCTCGGTGGCATCGATGTCGAGGTCGAAAAGCAGCTTGACGATTACATGTACCCGATTCTCGGTCAAGAGGACAATCCGAACTATTACGCCCGCTACCAACACTTGAGCGTTGCTCCTGGCTTGCAACACATGGACGGCTCGTTGGCCCTGAAGTTCGCCCGCTCACGTCACGGCGTCAACGGCGAAGGCTCAGACTTCGCCCGCGCCAAACGGCAGCAGCTGGTCATCCAGGCCGTCAAAGACAAGCTCTTCTCCGCTTCGAATATTTTCAAGCCGACACTGATCGGCAACCTGGTCGGCACCTACCAGGAACACGTCACCACCAACTTCCAGGTCTGGGAGATGGTCAAGATGTGGGACCTGTTCAAGAACGTGAAAAAGGAGCAGATCACCAACAAGGTCCTCGACAACAGTCCGGACGGCCTCCTGATGGACAGCCGTGGCGACGAGGGCGCATACATCCTAGTCCCCCGCTCGGGCGACTTCTCGCAGATCGAATATCTGATTGCCAACGTCTTCGCCGATGCCCCTGCTACGACCGTCGAAAAGGTGGTCAAAGAAAAGGTGCTGCTCGAAATCCGCAACGGCACCTGGATCAACGGTCTCGCCAGCAAGGTCTCGACCGACATGGAGAAATTCGGCTTCGACGTCACCAGCGTCGCCAACGCCAGCATGCGCAACTATCAGCGCTCGGTCATCTACGATTTGACCAACGGCGCCAAGCCGCAATCTCTTGAATTGCTCAAGGAAAAGGCCGGTGCCAATCTCGGACTCGAACTGCCATCGTGGCTCACCACCGAACTCAACCAATCAGCTAAAGCCAATAAGAATTTCATCCAGCCAGACTTCGTCTTAGTTGTCGGCCAATCAGCCGACAATACCAAGAGCGGCCTAGTAAACCCGAATTAACATGAAAACTGCCAATCAAAATCTGCCCCAAGTCGTCATCTTCGGCCGCACCAACGTCGGAAAATCGACCATCTTCAATTGCCTTCTGGAAAAGCAGCAGGCGATCGTTTCCGATATCGCCGGCACCACGCGCGACGCCAACGCCGGCGTGGTGGAATGGCGCGGCCGGCGCTTCGAGCTCATCGACACTGGCGGTATCATCAATCTTGATAATTTCCTCGGTACTGCCGGCCGGCGTGAACAGACCGACTTGATCCAAAAGAAGATCGAAGAGCAGGCGCGCCTCCACTTGGAGCGCGCTGCTTTGATATTGTTCGTCGTCGACGCCAAAGACGGCATCTTGCCGGTCGATCGCCAGTTAGCCAACCTGCTTAAAAAAATCTTCCAGGACAAGACCGACAGCATCTTGCTCGTAACCAACAAAGTAGATAATTACCGCCGCCAAAAGGACCGAGTCGTGGAGTTCCACAAGCTGGCGTTAGGCGAGCCGCTCGCCCTCTCCGCTGCCACCGGCTCAGGCACCGGTGACTTGCTCGACGTCATCGTCGAGAAGCTGCCAGCCGAGATTGAAGCCGAGGAGACCGAAGTCGAAGAAATCAAAGCTGTCATCATCGGCAAACCGAACGTCGGCAAATCCAGCCTTTTGAACAGCCTCTTGGGTGAAGAACGGGTCATCGTCAGTCCGATAGCCCACACCACCCGCGAACCGCAAGACACCTTACTCATCTACAAAGACAAGACTATCCGCCTGATCGACACGGCCGGTATCAGCCGCAAAGGCCGCCAAGTCGGCTATAAGAAGAAGCACGACAGCCAGCTGGAAAAGATCGGCATCGAAAAATCATTGAAGAGCCTAGAGAAAGCTGACATCGCCATTTTAGTGCTCGATATCAGCGACGAAATCACCCACCAGGACGCTAAGATCGTCGAGGAAATCGTCGATCGCCAGAAAAGCTTGATCATTATCGGCAACAAATGGGACCTAATCGAGACCAAGGACGTCAAGAAGCACACCCGCGAAATCTTCAGCCACTTGCCTTTCGCCCAGTGGGCCCCGGTCCTTTTTCTTTCGGCCAAAACCGGCGCCAAAACCAAGCATGTTTTGGAGTCCGTTCTTAAGGTCGCTGAAGAGCGCCAAAAAGAAATAAGCGCTTCAGTCCTGAACACCTTCCTAATGAAGCTGGTCAAGCTCCATCGCCCGACCCGAGGCAAGGGCACGGTCAATCCGCGCATCCGCCGCTTCGAGCAATGCAACGTCAACCCGCCGGCCTTCAAAGTCCGCATCGGCGCCAAAGAGAATCTTGATAAGTCCTACACCCACTTCATCGCCAATCGTCTGCGCGAGAAATTCGGCTTCACCGGCACCCCGATCCGCGTCTGGATCACCAAAGGACGCAAAGTGCACGGACGGCAAGAGCACGGTCGAGGCGAGACAGATATCATGGATGAAGAAATATAGCATTCAAAAAATATGAAATTGATTGTAGGTCTCGGCAACCCAGGAAAACCCTATGAACTCACCCGCCACAACGTCGGTTTCTTGGCGGTTGACGCGATCGCCGATGAATTCGGACTGACTTGGACCAAGTGGAAGGACAAATACAGTGCTCTAGTCTCCCGCTACAACGATATCATCCTGGTCAAGCCACAGGATTTCATGAACATCTCCGGCCTGTCCGTCAGAAACATCTTCGATTACTACAAGATACCGGTCAAAGAGGACTTGGCCAGCATCCTGACCGTCATCCACGACGACCTCGATGTCGATCTGGGGGCCTTCAAGGTGGCGACCGCCTCCCGAGCTGCCGGCCACAACGGCGTCCAATCGCTGATCGACCATCTGGGCACCAAAAAATTCACCCGCTGTCGTGTCGGCATCCGCGTACCGAACCCCAGAAGGATCCCCGCTGAAAAATTCGTTTTGGAAAAATTCAAAAAAGAGGAGCTTGCAGCCATCAAACAACAATTCCCTGAGATAAAAAAAATCGCCCTTGGTTAAACCAAGGGCTTTTTTGTTTCAGGTCACTTTTCATTCAAGCGGCCGAACGGGACATGGACTAAAGGTACGCCGTCGACGCCTTCAAGATGCGCGATCTGGTCATCAAAATAAAGGTGCGGCCTCAGCTTTTCCAAGACCGGTTTCTTGGCCAGTCCGCCCAAGAAAAAAGCGTAATCGATCTCGATTCCCCAGGCACGCAAAGTAGTCGCAACCCGCTCGTGAGCCGGAGCGCACCTTGCCGTAATAATGGCAGTCTTGATAAAACGCCGATAAGTCCTGTCAGCGGCTTCAGCGGCCACTTCAAGCTGCCTGATCGCCATCAGTTGCCTGACCAAACGGGCTAACGGTCCTGATTCATGGGCCACGGCAGCCGACTTCTGTTCAGAGACTTGGAACTCGTCCAGGCCGCGCTCCTTGTAGACCTGCTCGGCTGCATCGTCTGCGATTACGCCATCGAAATCGAAGGCGATACGAAGCTCATCATCCCCAGCCGAATCATCGACTTTGCTGCCGATTACTAGCCCGGCCGGGTGTCCTCGCTTGATTGATTCGCGGACATCATTCTCGTTCCCGGAAAGGAACAAGGAAACATTGAACACCGGCAGAAAATCATAGAATTCGCCTCCCGGGAAAAAGCTGCCTCGCGTGATATCGAGACCGTAGTGCCTAATCGAGCGAAAGACGCGCAAGCCGGTTTCCGGACTGTTGTGGGAAAATAGGATGACCTCCACCGGCTGCTGCTCAGGAAAAATCTGATTCAGCCGCAAAAAGCGTCTGATGAATGGGAAGGCGACTCCGGGCTCGAGAACTTTGTCGATATGCCGCTCCTGATACCGCTTGTAGGCGGCTGGGCCCTTGCTGGTGAACACCGCATCTGAGGCGGCCAGGTCGAACAACGCGCTTGAAGCGATGCCGATAACGATCTTGCCATCTAATTTCTTCACGATTCAATCCTCCTCTTTTATGTAATGAGCTTCTATACGGTTAAATTATTTTTCAAACCCATAAAGATGTCTGTCCCCTGGCAATCATTTTTGCGCATATGTACCCTGCCTGCCGGCAGGCAGGTCATCTAAGCAAAAATGATTGCCAGGGGACAAACTAGCTGCGACTATGAATTTGCCAAATACAAAAGTGCAAATCGGGCACAAAAAAACAGAGTAATCGCTCTGTTGCCATCTGACGTGGATGATTCTGCCTAGAAGCTAAGAGATAACCCTTATTAATCCGGCAAAATCAAAGGAGGGAAGATTTTGCCAAGATGACTCCTAGACAAAGCTATCAACGCCAAAATGAATATGTTACAATTGTGATATCCGTCTGCGTTAGCGATCAAGGCACTACTTGCCATAAGGGATATAAGCCACGCATATGGTCAAGGAGGAAAGCCATATGTCGCACCACACCCTTAAACAAGTAGTGCTTCAACCACTAACGATACCCTACCTTATCACGAAATTTCTTTCCTGTCAATATCCAACTTATTAACCATTTTTGCACATAAATGGCATCGGAATCGGTAACTTGGGCCGCAATCGGCTCTTTTTCTAAATTCGGGCCTGCCCGGCTGAGCCGGCTTGAGTCGCATTTCAAAGAACCGGATAGGGTCCTCAAGGCTTCAGCAAGCGAACTGGCCCATGCCGGTCTTGATCCGGCCTTAGCCCAAGAATTCGCCGCCTGGCGTCACGGGCTTGATTTAACCAAATTCAGCGACTGGTTGGAGCGTGAAAAAATAGACGTCATACTTCGGACTGACCCTGGATACCCGGAATTGTTGGCCTCGATCTATCAGCCGCCATTCCTATTATATAGCAAAGGCGCGGCCGTCGGTAAAGAGCTCGCTTTAGCCGTAGTCGGGGCCAGGAAGTTCAGCATTTACGGCCGGCAAGCGGTCGAACAGCTTGTGGGTTCAATTGCAAGGAACATCACCGTTGTCAGCGGCCTGGCCCTGGGTATCGATGCCCTAGCTCACCAAGCCGCCCTCGACGCAGGGGGCCGCACTATTGCCGTATTAGGCTCCGGTCTCGACAGGCAATCTATTTATCCTTCGAACAACCGCTACCTAGCTGAAAAGATCATAGGAACCAGAGGGCAGCTGCTCTCGGAATTCGCTCCAGGCACTCCGCCGCTTAAACACCACTTCCCTTTGCGCAACCGCATCATCTCTGGGATCAGCCAGGCCACTTTGGTGATTGAAGCCGCCCTCAAATCCGGATCGCTTATCACCGCCTACCAGGCACTGGAACAAGGGCGGGAGGTTTTTGCCGTGCCAGGAAGCATCTACTCACCCCTCTCCGCCGGAACCAACCAGCTGATCAAACAAGGGGCAACCAGCATCACTTCCAGCGAAGACATCCTCTCCGCCCTTGACTTAACCGACCTAAGTCAGTATATTGGAAAGCATGCTAAGACAGATGCCTCCCTTTCGCTTGATCCGACCGAAGCGGCGATCATGTCGGCGCTGAGCCAAGAAGCCAAGCATATCGAGCTAATAATAGCCGAAACCGGCCTGACGGCGAGCCAAGCCAACGGCGCCCTGACTCTTCTGGAAATCAAAGGGCTGGCCCGGAATATCGGCGGCATGCAATATATAAGAAAAATTTAAGAATCAAAATTCAAAATGAAAAATTTATGCATGCTCAGCTGCGCTGAGCTCCAATAATTTTTCATTTTGAATTTTGCATTTTCAACTAACCATCATGAACCTAATCATTGTCGAGTCACCGACCAAGGCCAAAACCATCGCCAAGTTCGTGGGCAAGGGTTTCAAGGTCGAATCATCATTCGGCCACATTCGCGATCTGCCTAAACGCGACCTCGGTGTCGACGTCGATAATGACTTTCAGCCGAAATACGTCATTCCGACAGCTTCGCGCAAGACCGTCACCAAACTGAAAAAAGCAGCGGAAAAAGCCAAAAAAGTCATCCTCGCTTCGGATGAAGACCGCGAAGGAGAGGCCATCGCCTGGCATTTGTCGCAAGCGCTCGGCTTGGAGAATTCTCCGGAGCGGACCGAACGGATCGTCTTCCATGAAATCACCGAAAAGGCCATCAAGGAAGCTTTGGAGCACCCGCGCACCATCGACTTGAAAATGGTTGACGCCCAGCAGGCCCGCCGCGTTCTTGATCGCCTTGTCGGCTACAAACTCTCACCTTTCCTTTGGAAAAAAGTGGTCAAAGGCCTCTCGGCCGGCCGCGTCCAAAGCGTGGCCGTGCGTTTGGTTGTCGAGCGCGAACGCGAGATCCAGAAATTCCAAACTGAAGAATTCTGGACCATCGACGCCCTGCTCGACACCGAGAAGCAGGAAAGGATCGAGGCTCGCTTGGTCAAGATCGGCGGCGATACATTGGAAAAATTTTCCATACCGACAGAGGACAAGGCGAAGGGCATCCTTGAGGATCTCGCTGGTGCCAACTATCGCGTCCTCGACATCAAGCAGCGCCAAGCCAAGCGTACCGCCCCTAAGCCCTTTACCACCTCGACTCTGCAGCAGACCGCCAACCGCTGGCTCGGCTTCTCCGCCAAGCAGACTATGATGCTGGCGCAACAGCTCTATGAAGGCATCGATCTGGCTGGTGAAGGACATGTCGGCTTGATCACCTATATGCGTACCGACTCACTGAACCTATCCGAAAAATTCCTAGGCGATGCCAAGGCTTATCTTCAGGAATCAGTCGGCGCTGCCTACGCTCTCGACAAGCCGAGATTGTTCAAGACTAAGAGCAAGGGCGCCCAAGAAGCCCACGAAGCCATCCGCCCGACGGAAGCCGCCCGCACGCCTGAAAGCGTCAAAGATTCTCTCAATCCCAACCAATACAAATTATACAAACTGATCTGGCAGCGGAGTGTTGCCAGCCAGATGCCCGACGCCCGCGTCCTCTCGACCGATATCGAAGTCGAGGCCAAGCGAGCCGGCAAAGAAGGCAACTGGCTCTTCAAATCGACCGGACAGGTGCTCGAATTCGACGGCTATCTCAAGATTTATCCGGAAAAAAGCACCGAGACCATCCTGCCTTCAGTCAAACCAGAAGAGCTCTTGGCCCTGGCCGAGCTCAAGCCGGAACAGCATTACACCAAGCCGCCGGCCCGCTATTCCGATGCCGGTCTGGTAAAGGTCCTGGAACGCTACGGCATCGGCCGTCCGTCGACCTATGCTCCGACTATCGCCACCATCGAAACCCGGCACTACGTTACCCGAGACGACGGCAAACGCTTGCAGCCGACCGATATCGCTTTCACAGTGAATGACCTTTTGGTCGAGCACTTTCCGGAAATCGTCGATTTCGAATTCACTGCCAAGATGGAAAACGATTTTGACAGCATCGCCGAAGGCAAACGGAACTGGCAGCCGGTCATCAAGGATTTCTATGAGCCGTTCATGGCCAACCTGGACAATAAATATAAATCAATCAATAAGGAGGACATTATGCCTGAAGAAAAAACCGAGGAAATCTGCGATAAATGCGGTTCCCCGATGATCATCAAAGCCGGGCGTTACGGCAAATTCCTGGCCTGCTCCAACTTCCCCGATTGCCGCAACATCAAATCGCTGAACGGCGGGGCCCCCGGCCAGCCAGGCGAAAAGAGTGAGAAAATCAAGGAGCTTGAAGAGAAATACAAAGACACGGTCTGTGAGAAATGCGGCTCGCCGATGGCCATCAAGACCGGCCGTTTCGGCCCGTTCTTGGCTTGCACCGGTTATCCGAAGTGCAAGAACATCAAAGGCATCGATAACCCGGCAGCCAACACCGGCATCAAGTGTCCGGCCTGCGGCAAAGGCGAAATCGTGATGAAGCGCTCGAAGCGCGGCACCTTCTACGCTTGCAACAACTACCCGGACTGCAAGACCTCCTTTCCGGGCAAGCCGACCGGCGAGAAATGCCCTGACTGCGGCTCGCTCCTGATCGAAGACAAGGACAGCAGCGTCAAATGCAGCCAGAAAGGCTGCTCGTACCAAGTGCAATTATAATCAGATACAAAAAAAACAGCGCTTACA encodes:
- a CDS encoding LCP family protein translates to MKESDVIEVKKLDDIYFEESEKESKPKKKRSFFKFFFKFTIFFLIFAGIGLAAFSGFNARNNNSAKNGGVVTSWLDNLGLVGQITHLAVSSDRQLKGEERDRINILLLGVGGKNHDGGWLTDTIMLVSFQPSTKRVSMISIPRDLTVPVENMGWRKINAIGAFAEKENPGSGGLAASQAISELFKVPIDYYLRVDFQGFAKVIDELGGIDVEVEKQLDDYMYPILGQEDNPNYYARYQHLSVAPGLQHMDGSLALKFARSRHGVNGEGSDFARAKRQQLVIQAVKDKLFSASNIFKPTLIGNLVGTYQEHVTTNFQVWEMVKMWDLFKNVKKEQITNKVLDNSPDGLLMDSRGDEGAYILVPRSGDFSQIEYLIANVFADAPATTVEKVVKEKVLLEIRNGTWINGLASKVSTDMEKFGFDVTSVANASMRNYQRSVIYDLTNGAKPQSLELLKEKAGANLGLELPSWLTTELNQSAKANKNFIQPDFVLVVGQSADNTKSGLVNPN
- the der gene encoding ribosome biogenesis GTPase Der codes for the protein MKTANQNLPQVVIFGRTNVGKSTIFNCLLEKQQAIVSDIAGTTRDANAGVVEWRGRRFELIDTGGIINLDNFLGTAGRREQTDLIQKKIEEQARLHLERAALILFVVDAKDGILPVDRQLANLLKKIFQDKTDSILLVTNKVDNYRRQKDRVVEFHKLALGEPLALSAATGSGTGDLLDVIVEKLPAEIEAEETEVEEIKAVIIGKPNVGKSSLLNSLLGEERVIVSPIAHTTREPQDTLLIYKDKTIRLIDTAGISRKGRQVGYKKKHDSQLEKIGIEKSLKSLEKADIAILVLDISDEITHQDAKIVEEIVDRQKSLIIIGNKWDLIETKDVKKHTREIFSHLPFAQWAPVLFLSAKTGAKTKHVLESVLKVAEERQKEISASVLNTFLMKLVKLHRPTRGKGTVNPRIRRFEQCNVNPPAFKVRIGAKENLDKSYTHFIANRLREKFGFTGTPIRVWITKGRKVHGRQEHGRGETDIMDEEI
- a CDS encoding aminoacyl-tRNA hydrolase gives rise to the protein MKLIVGLGNPGKPYELTRHNVGFLAVDAIADEFGLTWTKWKDKYSALVSRYNDIILVKPQDFMNISGLSVRNIFDYYKIPVKEDLASILTVIHDDLDVDLGAFKVATASRAAGHNGVQSLIDHLGTKKFTRCRVGIRVPNPRRIPAEKFVLEKFKKEELAAIKQQFPEIKKIALG
- a CDS encoding 5'-nucleotidase — protein: MVKKLDGKIVIGIASSALFDLAASDAVFTSKGPAAYKRYQERHIDKVLEPGVAFPFIRRFLRLNQIFPEQQPVEVILFSHNSPETGLRVFRSIRHYGLDITRGSFFPGGEFYDFLPVFNVSLFLSGNENDVRESIKRGHPAGLVIGSKVDDSAGDDELRIAFDFDGVIADDAAEQVYKERGLDEFQVSEQKSAAVAHESGPLARLVRQLMAIRQLEVAAEAADRTYRRFIKTAIITARCAPAHERVATTLRAWGIEIDYAFFLGGLAKKPVLEKLRPHLYFDDQIAHLEGVDGVPLVHVPFGRLNEK
- the dprA gene encoding DNA-protecting protein DprA, which produces MASESVTWAAIGSFSKFGPARLSRLESHFKEPDRVLKASASELAHAGLDPALAQEFAAWRHGLDLTKFSDWLEREKIDVILRTDPGYPELLASIYQPPFLLYSKGAAVGKELALAVVGARKFSIYGRQAVEQLVGSIARNITVVSGLALGIDALAHQAALDAGGRTIAVLGSGLDRQSIYPSNNRYLAEKIIGTRGQLLSEFAPGTPPLKHHFPLRNRIISGISQATLVIEAALKSGSLITAYQALEQGREVFAVPGSIYSPLSAGTNQLIKQGATSITSSEDILSALDLTDLSQYIGKHAKTDASLSLDPTEAAIMSALSQEAKHIELIIAETGLTASQANGALTLLEIKGLARNIGGMQYIRKI
- the topA gene encoding type I DNA topoisomerase, whose translation is MNLIIVESPTKAKTIAKFVGKGFKVESSFGHIRDLPKRDLGVDVDNDFQPKYVIPTASRKTVTKLKKAAEKAKKVILASDEDREGEAIAWHLSQALGLENSPERTERIVFHEITEKAIKEALEHPRTIDLKMVDAQQARRVLDRLVGYKLSPFLWKKVVKGLSAGRVQSVAVRLVVEREREIQKFQTEEFWTIDALLDTEKQERIEARLVKIGGDTLEKFSIPTEDKAKGILEDLAGANYRVLDIKQRQAKRTAPKPFTTSTLQQTANRWLGFSAKQTMMLAQQLYEGIDLAGEGHVGLITYMRTDSLNLSEKFLGDAKAYLQESVGAAYALDKPRLFKTKSKGAQEAHEAIRPTEAARTPESVKDSLNPNQYKLYKLIWQRSVASQMPDARVLSTDIEVEAKRAGKEGNWLFKSTGQVLEFDGYLKIYPEKSTETILPSVKPEELLALAELKPEQHYTKPPARYSDAGLVKVLERYGIGRPSTYAPTIATIETRHYVTRDDGKRLQPTDIAFTVNDLLVEHFPEIVDFEFTAKMENDFDSIAEGKRNWQPVIKDFYEPFMANLDNKYKSINKEDIMPEEKTEEICDKCGSPMIIKAGRYGKFLACSNFPDCRNIKSLNGGAPGQPGEKSEKIKELEEKYKDTVCEKCGSPMAIKTGRFGPFLACTGYPKCKNIKGIDNPAANTGIKCPACGKGEIVMKRSKRGTFYACNNYPDCKTSFPGKPTGEKCPDCGSLLIEDKDSSVKCSQKGCSYQVQL